From Jeotgalibacillus haloalkalitolerans:
AGACCTGGCATGGCGAAGCCTGCGGGCTCACCGCCCGGCCGCGGAAAGCATCCGCGGTTATGACAGGAGATTAAACAAGGAGGTTCAAACATGCATTTTCTTACACTTGATGAACTGACAGTTGAAGATATTTATGAGGTACTTCACCAGGCTGAAGCGCTTAAAAATCATAAGCCGCTGCCAAGACCGGATCTTTATGCAGTGAACCTGTTTTTTGAAAACAGCACAAGAACAAAATGCAGTTTTGAAATGGCACAGAGAAAGCTTGGGATGAACGTTCTGTCATTTGAAGCAGGCACCGCTTCAATCAGTAAGGGCGAGTCACTTTATGACACTGTAAAAACCCTTGAGGCGATTGGAGTAGACGTAGCAGTGATCCGTCATAGTGAAGAAAGATATTTTGATGCGCTGAAAGGTAAAGTTTCAATTTCACTCATCAATGGTGGCGATGGTATGGGGCATCATCCTTCTCAATGTATGCTTGACCTCCTCACGATCTATCAGGAGTTTGGCCGTTTTAAAGGCTTGAATATCACGATAGCAGGCGATATCAGACACAGCCGGGTTGCGCGGTCAAACACTTACGCACTGAAAAGACTCGGTGCAAATGTTAACTTTTCAGGTCCAACAGCTTGGCGTGACCCGGATATGGAGGAGATCTCCTTCATTGAAATGGATCAGGCTGTAAAAGAAAGTGATGTTGTGATGCTGCTGCGGGTTCAGCATGAAAGACATGCATTCGGTGAGAACTTCACAAAGCAGGAATATCACAATCAGTATGGGCTGACACTTGAAAGAGAGAAAAAAATGAAAAAGAACAGTATTATCATGCATCCTGCGCCTGTGAATCGTGGAGTTGAAATTGCAGATGAACTGGTGGAATGCGAAAGATCACGCATTTTCAAACAAATGAAAAATGGTGTGTTCACAAGAATGGCGATGCTTCAATATGTACTGGCAAAAAGAGAGGAGACAAAACATGAACTTATTAATTAAAGGTGCAGATGTATTCGGATATGGAGTAACAGATGTCAGAATTTCTGATGGCAGTATTCAGTCAATTGGTGAGTTATCACCTTTACATAATGAGGAAGTCATTGAGGCCTCAGGAAAGGTGCTTTCTCCAGGCTTCACCGATGTACACATTCACTTGAGGGAGCCGGGTGGAGAGCACAAGGAAACAATTAAAACAGGTACGCAGGCAGCAGCACGCGGAGGATATACGCTTGTATGTGCGATGCCGAATACAAGACCGGTACCAGATGACATAGAAACGCTTGGAAACATTCAAAGAAAAATAAAAGAAGACGCGGTGGTACCGGTACTGCCATATGCTTCTATTACACAAAACCTTGCGGGAAAAGAAATTAACGATTTAGAAGCACTTGCAAAGCAGGGGGCATTTGCCTTCACAGATGACGGGGTCGGAATTCAAAGTGCTGACCAGATGCTGCAGGTGATGGAAAGAGCAGCAAAGCTTGGGAAGGCGGTTGTGGCACATTGTGAAGATAACAGTCTGATTCATGGCGGATGTATGCATGAAGGAAAGCGCTCAGAGGAACTCGGTCTGCCCGGTATTCCATCTGTGTGTGAATCAGTGCAGATTGCCCGTGATGTGCTGCTGGCTGAAGCTGCTGACTGCCACTATCACGTTTGTCACGTATCTACGAAAGAATCAGTGAGAGTGATCCGGGATGCAAAAAAGGCAGGAGTAAAAGTAACGGCTGAAGTAACACCACATCACCTGTTATTGAATGAAGAAGCGATCCCGGGTGATGATGCCAATTTTAAAATGAACCCGCCGCTCCGCTCGAAAGAAGACCAGCAGGCACTGATCGAGGGACTTGAAGACGGAACAATTGATTTCATTGCAACAGACCATGCACCTCATGCAAGTAAAGAAAAAGCAGAAGGAATGCTAAGGGCACCATTTGGCATAACAGGACTTGAAACAGCATTTGAACTGCTGAATACAGCGTTTGTTGAAACAGGGAAATGGACACTGGATCAGCTGATTGAGTGGCTCGCAGTAAAGCCGGCAGCTGTTTTTGGACTGGATGCAGGAAAGCTCTCTGAGGGTGTTGATGCAGACCTTGTATTATTAGATCTGACTGAAAAGAGCAGGATCAATCCTGAACAGTTTCGGTCAAAAGGGAAAAATACACCTTTTAGCGGTCAGCAGGTAACCGGAAAAGTCGTCATGACAATCAGTAAAGGAAAAATCGTATTTCAGGAGGAACTCGTATGACTAACAAGCTGCTAATTTTAGAAGATGGTTCAGTATTTAAAGGAGAAGGTTTCGGCTGGATGGGTGATGCTGAAGGCGAAGTTGTTTTTAACACAGGAATGACCGGCTATCAGGAAATTCTTTCAGACCCATCCTACTGTGCGCAGATGGTTGTTCTGACTTATCCACTGATCGGAAATTACGGAATTAACAGAGATGATTTTGAATCAATCCATCCATATATAAAGGCATTGATCGTAAGAGAAGCGTGTGATCTGCCTGCTAACTTCAGAAGTGAAGCAAGCATTGATGATCTGCTGAAGGAAAAGAAAATTCCGGGTCTCGCAGGCATCGACACGAGAAGGCTGACAAGACTGATCAGAAGCTACGGGACGATGAAAGGAAGAATCTGTGCTGAATCTGCAGATGTTGACCAGGTAGTATCAGAGCTGAAATCATCCGATCTTGCCACTGATCAGGTAAGCCGCGTCTCGACTAAATCCTCTTATCCGAGTCCCGGGAGAGGGAAGCGCGTAGTCGTTGTAGACTACGGGATGAAACACGGAATTCTGAGAGAACTTAATCGCAGACAATGTGATGTCATTGTTGTGCCATATCACACTTCAGCAAAAGAAATCCTGAGACTTCATCCTGATGGCGTTGTGTTATCTAATGGACCTGGGGATCCAAAATCAGTACCTGAATCTGTCCAGGCAGTAAAAGAACTTGTCGGCGCTGTGCCGATTTTTGGAATCTGCCTTGGTCACCAGCTGCTGGCGCTTGCCGGAGGAGCAGATACATTTAAGTTGAAATTCGGTCACCGTGGATCAAATCATCCGGTTAAGGATCTGGCTACAGGGAAAGTTGCGATTACTGCACAAAATCACGGATATGCAGTAGATGAACAGTCACTGCTAACAACAGATTTTATTGTCACACATAAAGCATTGAACGACGGAACAGTTGAAGGAATTGCTCATAGAACAAACGCCGCATTTTCTGTACAGTATCACCCGGAAGCTTCACCTGGTCCGGAGGATGCAAATGAATTATTTGACCGTTTTATTCAGATGATGGAGAAGGAGGAAATTCAATATGCCTAAACGTACTGATATTAAAACCATTTTAGTGATCGGGTCCGGCCCGATTATCATCGGACAGGCAGCTGAGTTTGATTATGCAGGCACACAGGCCTGTCTGGCACTGAAAGAAGAAGGATACCGTGTAGTGCTGGTGAATTCAAATCCTGCAACCATCATGACTGATACTGAAATTGCAGACAAAGTATATATGGAGCCTTTAACAGTAGAGTTTATCAGCAGAATCATCAGAATGGAAAGACCCGATGCACTGCTTCCGACGCTTGGCGGACAGACTGCACTGAACCTGGCAGTTGAGTTATCTGAAAGCGGCATTCTTGAGGAGTGCAATGTAGAAATCCTCGGTACAAAACTGGATGCCATTCAGCAGGCGGAGGACCGTGATCTTTTCAGAAAGCTGATGAATGAGTTAAACGAGCCGGTGCCTGAAAGTGAAATTATCCATAATCTTGATGAAGCTTTCGCTTTTGTTCAGGAAATAGGTTATCCGGTCATTGTCCGTCCGGCATTTACCCTTGGCGGTACCGGCGGGGGAATCTGCAATAATGAAGAAGAACTGATTGAAGTTGTCACTTCCGGTTTAAAATACAGCCCCGTGACGCAATGTCTACTTGAAAAAAGCATCGCCGGGTTCAAGGAAATTGAATATGAAGTGATGCGTGATAAAGATG
This genomic window contains:
- a CDS encoding aspartate carbamoyltransferase catalytic subunit, with translation MHFLTLDELTVEDIYEVLHQAEALKNHKPLPRPDLYAVNLFFENSTRTKCSFEMAQRKLGMNVLSFEAGTASISKGESLYDTVKTLEAIGVDVAVIRHSEERYFDALKGKVSISLINGGDGMGHHPSQCMLDLLTIYQEFGRFKGLNITIAGDIRHSRVARSNTYALKRLGANVNFSGPTAWRDPDMEEISFIEMDQAVKESDVVMLLRVQHERHAFGENFTKQEYHNQYGLTLEREKKMKKNSIIMHPAPVNRGVEIADELVECERSRIFKQMKNGVFTRMAMLQYVLAKREETKHELIN
- a CDS encoding dihydroorotase, whose product is MNLLIKGADVFGYGVTDVRISDGSIQSIGELSPLHNEEVIEASGKVLSPGFTDVHIHLREPGGEHKETIKTGTQAAARGGYTLVCAMPNTRPVPDDIETLGNIQRKIKEDAVVPVLPYASITQNLAGKEINDLEALAKQGAFAFTDDGVGIQSADQMLQVMERAAKLGKAVVAHCEDNSLIHGGCMHEGKRSEELGLPGIPSVCESVQIARDVLLAEAADCHYHVCHVSTKESVRVIRDAKKAGVKVTAEVTPHHLLLNEEAIPGDDANFKMNPPLRSKEDQQALIEGLEDGTIDFIATDHAPHASKEKAEGMLRAPFGITGLETAFELLNTAFVETGKWTLDQLIEWLAVKPAAVFGLDAGKLSEGVDADLVLLDLTEKSRINPEQFRSKGKNTPFSGQQVTGKVVMTISKGKIVFQEELV
- a CDS encoding carbamoyl phosphate synthase small subunit; this translates as MTNKLLILEDGSVFKGEGFGWMGDAEGEVVFNTGMTGYQEILSDPSYCAQMVVLTYPLIGNYGINRDDFESIHPYIKALIVREACDLPANFRSEASIDDLLKEKKIPGLAGIDTRRLTRLIRSYGTMKGRICAESADVDQVVSELKSSDLATDQVSRVSTKSSYPSPGRGKRVVVVDYGMKHGILRELNRRQCDVIVVPYHTSAKEILRLHPDGVVLSNGPGDPKSVPESVQAVKELVGAVPIFGICLGHQLLALAGGADTFKLKFGHRGSNHPVKDLATGKVAITAQNHGYAVDEQSLLTTDFIVTHKALNDGTVEGIAHRTNAAFSVQYHPEASPGPEDANELFDRFIQMMEKEEIQYA